In Penaeus vannamei isolate JL-2024 chromosome 14, ASM4276789v1, whole genome shotgun sequence, one DNA window encodes the following:
- the LOC138863994 gene encoding uncharacterized protein DDB_G0286447-like — MGRRGSLSVVVVGRRRWSSSWVVVVGGHRGSSSRLMRDHFTTNNNSLTPTSTSISSPSHCLHLQLPSPTPLKTTPPAATNGNYNFIPCYNSTTTATSNTDFISNNSVTTTTNNTSLITNNDNSITATTTFTTISNFITTTIDNKPNKNNKK; from the exons ATGGGTCGTCGTGGGTCGTTGTCGGTGGTCGTCGTGGGTCGTCGTCGGTGGTCGTCGTCGTGGGTGGTCGTCGTGGGTGGTCATCGTGGGTCGTCGTCCCGCCTCATGCGCGA TCATTTTACCACCAATAACAACTCACTGACACCAACTTCAACATCaatttcatcaccatcacactgCCTCCACTTGCAACTCCCTTCACCAACACCTCTAAAGACGACTCCACCAGCTGCTACGAACGGCAACTACAACTTTATCCCTTGCTACAACTCCACCACTACCGCCACCAGCAACACCGATTTCATTTCCAACAACTCCgttaccaccaccactaacaacacCAGTCTAATCACCAATAACGACAACTccatcactgccaccaccactttcaccaccatctccaacttcatcaccaccactatcgacaacaaaccaaacaaaaacaataaaaaatag